The window TTGCGCATTTCGCCAGAGCGCAGACGCAGAGTGCAGTATGCACCTTCACGCGCTACCAGCTGAGCAGAGGTACCTGCAGAACGTGCGATCTGACCACCTTTACCAGGCTTCAGTTCTACGTTGTGAATTACGCTACCAACCGGTACGTTACGCAGAGACATCGCGCTACCTACTTTGATCGGTGCATCTTCACCAGACACAATCGCATCGCCAGCACTCAGGCCTTTAGGAGCCAGAATGTAACGACGTTCGCCGTCGGCGTACTTCAGCAGTGCAATGTTTGCGCTGCGGTTAGGATCGTATTCCAGACGTTCTACAACTGCTGGGATACCGTCCTTGTCACGTTTGAAGTCGATCAGGCGATAATGCTGCTTATGACCACCACCAATGTGACGGGTAGTAATGTGACCGTTGTTGTTACGACCACCACTTTTTGACTTCTTCTCAACCAGAGCTGCGAAAGGCTTACCTTTGTGCAGTTCGTTGTTGACGACTTTCACCAGATGGCGACGGCCAGGAGAAGTCGGTTTAGTTTTCACCAATGCCATGACTTAAACCCCTTATTCCGCGTCTGCGAAGTCGATGTCCTGACCTTCAGCCAGGCGAACGTATGCTTTACGCACATCGTTACGTTTGCCTGTACCGCGAGCAGTACGCTTGGTTTTACCTTTGATGTTGACGGTCTGTACGGAATCAACTTTCACTTCGAACAGAGCTTCAACAGCCTTTTTGATTTCAGGCTTGGTGGCATCCGGAGCAACACGGAATACATACTGGCCGTGCTTTTCAGCAACCAGAGTTGCCTTCTCGGAAATATGCGGAGCTACCAGCACTTTATAGATACGTTCACGGTTCATGCGTAGGCCTCCTCAAGTTTCTTCAGGGCGGGCACAGTCACCAGTACCTTTTCAAAAGCAATCAGGCTTACAGGATCGATAGCTGAAGCTTCGGTAATACCAACATGAGGAACGTTACGGGCAGCCAGATACAGCTTTTCGTCGATCTCATCGGCAACGATCAGGACATTGCTCAGTTCCATCTCTTTCAGCTTGGCAACGAATTCTTTGGTCTTGTGGGATTCCACAGCAAAAGAATCAGCAACAACCAGGCGTTCCTGACGAACCAGCTCAGACAAGATGGACTGCATCGCCGCGCGATACATTTTCTTGTTTACTTTCTGCTCATAGTTGCGTGGTTTGGCGGCGAAAGTTACACCACCTGAACGCCAGATAGGGCTGTTAGAAGTACCGGAACGGGCACGGCCTGTTCCCTTCTGACGCCATGGCTTAATACCACCACCGCTAACTTCAGAGCGGGATTTCTGTGCTTTGGTACCCTGACGGCCACCGGCCATATAGGCGGTAACGATCTGGTGAACCAGAGCTTCATTGAATTCACGACCAAATGCAGCTTCAGAAACAGCTACTGCGGTACCAGTGTTAGTTTTCAGTTCCATTGCTTACCCCTTAGCCTTAACAGCTGGTTTAACAATCACATCGGAACCAGTAGCACCTGGCACAGCACCTTTGATCAGCAGCAGATTGTTTTCTGCGTCCACACGAACAACTTCCAGGTTCTGAGTAGTAACCTGTTCAGCACCCATGTGACCTGCCATCTTCTTGCCCTTCCAAACACGACCAGGAGTCTGACACTGACCGATAGAACCAGGAGCACGATGAGACAGGGAGTTACCGTGGGTAGCATCCTGGGTACGGAAATTCCAGCGCTTAACGCCACCCTGGAAGCCTTTACCTTTAGATGAACCAGTCACGTCAACTTTCTGACCAGCTTCGAATTGCGCAACGGTCAGCTCATCGCCATTGGCAAGAGCTTCTTCGGTACGGAATTCCATAACGCCACGACCTGCCTGAACGTTTGCTTTCGCAAAGTGGCCTGCCTCAGCTTTAGTTGTGCGAGAAGCTTTCTTCTCACCAAATGTAACCTGCAGAGCACTGTAGCCGTCAGTTTCAACGGTTTTCACTTGTGCAACACGGTTAGGTGTTACGTGAACTACAGTAACAGCAACAGATTGACCTTCTTCGGTAAAGACACGAGTCATGCCCGCTTTCTTACCGACAATACCAATTGCCATTTTCCAATTACCTCTCGTGTACGGGGCTTAACCCACTATGGCCGCCCTCTTCTCCGACATGGACAAGGGCGTTACACAGAGCCTTACGGATAAATCCTGACGGATTAACCCAGGCTGATCTGAACTTCCACGCCGGCAGCCAGATCCAGTTTCATCAGCGCATCAACTGTTTTTTCAGTTGGCTCAACAATGTCGAGCATGCGCTTGTGTGTACGGATTTCGTACTGATCACGCGCGTCTTTATTAACGTGCGGGGAGACCAGAACGGTATAACGCTCTTTACGAGTAGGCAGTGGGATAGGACCACGTACCTGAGCGCCCGTACGTTTGGCAGTATCAACAATTTCCTGAGTCGAGGTATCGATCAGTCGATGGTCAAATGCCTTCAAACGGATACGGATTCGTTGGTTTTGCATTACCAAACTCCAAGTTTATGTGCAAGAGCTCACTTTCCCCGGATTAAGGGGACGCGAATTGTATGCGGCTGTACAAAAAGTGTCAACCACGGAATAGCAGACGACTTCCGAAGCCGACAAAGCAGACCAACTCCGGAATCACACTGACAAAAAAGCCCGCACAAAGCGGGCTTTTCAGATGCAGACATCGATCACTGTTGCGGACATCCTGTCCTCACCCTACCGGGCCAACCTCCGGCTGTCACAATCTGATCCGGTCAGATTATTCGATGATCTTGGCTACAACGCCGGCGCCAACAGTACGACCGCCTTCACGGATCGCAAAACGCAGACCTTCATCCATCGCGATTGGAGCGATCAGGGTGATGGTCAGCTTAACGTTGTCACCTGGCATTACCATCTCAACGCCTTCTGGCAGCTCACAAGCACCAGTTACGTCAGTGGTACGGAAGTAGAACTGTGGACGGTAACCTTTGAAGAATGGAGTGTGACGACCACCTTCATCTTTACCCAGTACGTATACTTCAGATTCGAACTTGGTGTGAGGAGTGATAGAACCTGGCTTCGCCAGAACCTGACCACGCTCAACTTCGTCACGCTTGGTACCACGCAGCAGAACACCTACGTTCTCACCAGCACGGCCTTCGTCCAGGATCTTACGGAACATCTCAACACCGGTACAGGTAGTCTTGATGGTCTCTTTGATACCGATGATGGACAGTTCTTCACCAGTGCGAACGATACCACGCTCAACACGACCGGTAACAACAGTACCACGACCCTGAATAGAGAATACGTCTTCGATTGGCATCAAGAAGGCGCCGTCGATAGCACGCTCTGGCTCAGGAATGTAAGAATCCAGAGTTTCTACCAGTTTCTTAACAGCAGACGTACCCATTTCGTTGTCGTCTTCGCCGTTCAGAGCCATCAGAGCAGAGCCCGGGATGATTGGAGTGTCGTCACCTGGGAAGTCGTATTCAGACAGCAGGTCACGCAGTTCCATTTCAACCAGTTCCAGCATCTCTGCGTATTCTTCAGAATCGGCACCGCCGCAATCTTCAGCCAGCAGGTCAGCTTTGTTCAGGAATACAACGATGTAAGGTACACCAACCTGACGGGACAGCAGGATGTGTTCACGGGTCTGAGGCATTGGGCCGTCAGTAGAACCACATACCAGGATCGCGCCGTCCATCTGCGCAGCACCGGTGATCATGTTTTTAACATAGTCAGCGTGGCCCGGGCAGTCTACGTGTGCGTAGTGACGGTTCGGAGATTCGTATTCTACGTGGGAGGTAGAAATGGTGATACCACGCTCACGCTCTTCAGGAGCATTGTCGATACCGTCGAACGCTACCGCTGCACCGCCCCATACTTCGGAACATACGCGGGTCAGAGCCGCAGTCAGAGTGGTTTTACCGTGGTCAACGTGACCAATAGTACCAACGTTTACGTGGGGTTTTGAACGCTCAAACGTTTCCTTTGCCACAGCCAAGTCCTCATAAAAGTCTGATGATCCGGCGGGCAGGATCCGTAATCCTGGCACGCCCATAAGGGCCGCAATCATACCCCGGAAGGCAAAACTGTCAACTCCCGGCCCATTATTTCAGCAAAGAGGCAACAGTAATGAGCCAATAACCGCGCAACACGGATAACAAAACGACTGAAATTGCTTATTTTTCAGTCTGTGGTGCAAATTTCTTGGTAAAACCTGCCCCTGCGGATCAAAAACGACGAGAAAAAGGAGGAGAAAACAGGTAAAGTAGCGCGCGAATTTTGTCTC of the Thalassolituus hydrocarboniclasticus genome contains:
- the rplB gene encoding 50S ribosomal protein L2 codes for the protein MALVKTKPTSPGRRHLVKVVNNELHKGKPFAALVEKKSKSGGRNNNGHITTRHIGGGHKQHYRLIDFKRDKDGIPAVVERLEYDPNRSANIALLKYADGERRYILAPKGLSAGDAIVSGEDAPIKVGSAMSLRNVPVGSVIHNVELKPGKGGQIARSAGTSAQLVAREGAYCTLRLRSGEMRKVLSDCRATIGEVGNNEHALRELGKAGASRWRGVRPTVRGVVMNPVDHPHGGGEGRTSGGRHPVTPWGVPTKGYKTRKNKRTDKLIVRRRSAK
- the rplW gene encoding 50S ribosomal protein L23, which produces MNRERIYKVLVAPHISEKATLVAEKHGQYVFRVAPDATKPEIKKAVEALFEVKVDSVQTVNIKGKTKRTARGTGKRNDVRKAYVRLAEGQDIDFADAE
- the rplD gene encoding 50S ribosomal protein L4 produces the protein MELKTNTGTAVAVSEAAFGREFNEALVHQIVTAYMAGGRQGTKAQKSRSEVSGGGIKPWRQKGTGRARSGTSNSPIWRSGGVTFAAKPRNYEQKVNKKMYRAAMQSILSELVRQERLVVADSFAVESHKTKEFVAKLKEMELSNVLIVADEIDEKLYLAARNVPHVGITEASAIDPVSLIAFEKVLVTVPALKKLEEAYA
- the rplC gene encoding 50S ribosomal protein L3, coding for MAIGIVGKKAGMTRVFTEEGQSVAVTVVHVTPNRVAQVKTVETDGYSALQVTFGEKKASRTTKAEAGHFAKANVQAGRGVMEFRTEEALANGDELTVAQFEAGQKVDVTGSSKGKGFQGGVKRWNFRTQDATHGNSLSHRAPGSIGQCQTPGRVWKGKKMAGHMGAEQVTTQNLEVVRVDAENNLLLIKGAVPGATGSDVIVKPAVKAKG
- the rpsJ gene encoding 30S ribosomal protein S10, which gives rise to MQNQRIRIRLKAFDHRLIDTSTQEIVDTAKRTGAQVRGPIPLPTRKERYTVLVSPHVNKDARDQYEIRTHKRMLDIVEPTEKTVDALMKLDLAAGVEVQISLG
- the tuf gene encoding elongation factor Tu gives rise to the protein MAKETFERSKPHVNVGTIGHVDHGKTTLTAALTRVCSEVWGGAAVAFDGIDNAPEERERGITISTSHVEYESPNRHYAHVDCPGHADYVKNMITGAAQMDGAILVCGSTDGPMPQTREHILLSRQVGVPYIVVFLNKADLLAEDCGGADSEEYAEMLELVEMELRDLLSEYDFPGDDTPIIPGSALMALNGEDDNEMGTSAVKKLVETLDSYIPEPERAIDGAFLMPIEDVFSIQGRGTVVTGRVERGIVRTGEELSIIGIKETIKTTCTGVEMFRKILDEGRAGENVGVLLRGTKRDEVERGQVLAKPGSITPHTKFESEVYVLGKDEGGRHTPFFKGYRPQFYFRTTDVTGACELPEGVEMVMPGDNVKLTITLIAPIAMDEGLRFAIREGGRTVGAGVVAKIIE